In Bacteroidales bacterium, one DNA window encodes the following:
- a CDS encoding exodeoxyribonuclease VII large subunit, which produces MLASDKITLFELNQKVKETLSQSFQTNYWIVAEVSEVKENSSGHCYLELIQKDELQDYPKAKARATIWAYTYRMLKPYFETTTGRSISSGIKILVLAEVVFHEVFGYSLNITDIEPNYTIGDIEQKRREAIEKLVVEGVFDMNKGLELQVPPKRVAVISSSSAAGLQDFINQLHTNNYGYKIEHTLFTAIMQGSSAEESIINALNKINEQYYNFDVVVIIRGGGSQADLACFDSYWLAAHVAQFPLPIITGIGHEKDISVVDLVAHTKLKTPTAVADFIVSKFIEAESILHDLKDRLEFIIEENLTTEKLQFERRLSSITPRIFQEISKGEINIERLYRKYSYSLNQLILNERSKTTKAAKTFELLSLMKIAKSYNNINQFKSFLNNYSLRYLVNQNNLLEIIHKTNTSSDPSNILKRGYSITLHNGKILKDSKLVKKGETITTKLNKGELNSNVI; this is translated from the coding sequence ATGCTCGCCTCTGATAAAATAACCTTATTTGAACTAAACCAGAAAGTAAAGGAAACCCTATCCCAATCCTTTCAAACAAACTATTGGATTGTAGCCGAGGTGAGCGAGGTAAAGGAGAATAGTTCAGGGCATTGTTATCTTGAACTAATTCAAAAAGATGAACTCCAGGATTACCCTAAAGCCAAAGCACGCGCAACCATATGGGCTTATACCTATAGAATGCTTAAACCCTATTTTGAAACAACAACAGGGAGATCAATCTCTTCAGGCATTAAAATACTAGTTTTAGCGGAAGTTGTTTTTCATGAAGTTTTTGGATATTCGTTAAATATAACGGATATTGAACCTAATTACACCATTGGTGATATAGAGCAAAAACGCCGTGAGGCAATTGAGAAACTTGTTGTAGAAGGCGTATTTGATATGAATAAAGGGCTTGAACTACAAGTACCGCCTAAAAGAGTTGCTGTTATTTCATCCTCATCAGCCGCTGGTTTACAAGATTTTATAAACCAACTTCATACAAATAATTACGGGTATAAAATTGAACATACCTTATTTACTGCTATAATGCAAGGGAGTTCAGCAGAAGAGTCAATTATTAATGCACTGAATAAGATAAATGAACAATACTACAATTTTGATGTAGTAGTTATTATTAGAGGTGGGGGTTCACAGGCTGATCTTGCCTGTTTCGATAGCTATTGGCTTGCTGCTCATGTTGCACAATTCCCACTGCCTATAATCACTGGCATTGGGCACGAAAAAGATATATCAGTTGTTGACTTAGTTGCCCACACCAAACTTAAAACGCCAACTGCGGTTGCTGATTTTATAGTTAGCAAATTCATTGAAGCAGAATCTATTTTGCATGATTTAAAGGATAGATTAGAATTTATTATTGAGGAAAATTTAACCACTGAAAAGCTTCAATTCGAAAGAAGATTATCCTCAATAACACCTCGGATATTTCAAGAAATATCAAAAGGCGAGATTAATATAGAACGATTATATCGAAAATATTCATATTCATTAAATCAACTCATATTAAACGAGCGCTCAAAAACAACTAAAGCGGCTAAAACGTTTGAACTTTTATCGTTAATGAAAATAGCAAAATCATATAACAACATCAACCAGTTTAAGAGTTTTTTAAATAATTATTCACTACGATACTTGGTAAATCAAAATAATTTACTGGAAATAATTCACAAGACAAACACATCATCCGATCCATCAAATATCCTCAAGCGAGGGTATTCAATCACCCTTCATAATGGAAAAATCCTTAAAGATTCAAAACTGGTGAAAAAAGGTGAAACAATAACAACCAAACTAAATAAAGGGGAGTTGAATAGTAACGTAATTTAA
- the gwsG gene encoding grasp-with-spasm system ATP-grasp peptide maturase, whose amino-acid sequence MILIISKEKAELSTEEVIDWIVFFGKFFIRINGDEFSQKGNVEISLDNSELLIKYKDIEIPFGKISFVWFRRWLDRDFYDLYNNSEIDYSIMDQLIFYQSSNIISLRELLFKYLNKKKWLSHPSKIALNKIHVLVEASKVGLNIPETKICSTRKDLIKFFNTHKKIISKDLNDPLFFFDERNYYTSITNVISKRKILGLPDEFPPSFFQKLVEKRYEIRIFYLNKKCYSMAIFSQSDKRTKIDFRNYNEDKPNRFVPYKLPRDIEKKIILLMQNLHLTTGSIDMIKNKVGNYIFLEINPAGQFGMVSEPCNYYLEKEIAKHLISQDNG is encoded by the coding sequence ATGATATTGATAATATCAAAAGAAAAAGCAGAACTTTCCACAGAGGAAGTAATTGATTGGATTGTTTTTTTTGGAAAATTTTTTATTCGAATTAATGGTGATGAATTTTCCCAAAAAGGCAATGTTGAAATCTCTCTGGATAATTCAGAACTATTGATTAAATATAAGGATATCGAAATTCCTTTTGGCAAAATAAGTTTTGTTTGGTTTAGAAGATGGTTGGATAGAGATTTTTACGATCTGTATAACAATAGTGAAATAGATTATTCTATTATGGATCAGTTAATCTTTTATCAATCAAGTAACATAATATCTCTAAGAGAATTATTATTTAAGTATTTGAATAAGAAAAAATGGTTATCTCATCCTTCAAAAATAGCATTAAACAAAATTCATGTATTAGTTGAAGCAAGCAAAGTGGGACTTAATATACCAGAAACTAAAATATGTTCCACAAGGAAGGACCTGATCAAATTTTTTAATACTCATAAAAAAATTATTTCTAAAGACCTTAATGACCCATTATTCTTTTTTGATGAGCGAAATTATTATACCTCTATTACAAATGTTATATCTAAGAGGAAGATATTAGGTCTTCCGGATGAATTTCCCCCTTCATTTTTTCAAAAATTAGTTGAAAAAAGGTATGAAATTAGAATTTTTTATTTGAATAAAAAATGCTATTCCATGGCAATATTTTCTCAGAGTGATAAACGAACGAAAATTGATTTTCGCAACTACAACGAGGATAAACCAAATAGATTTGTTCCGTATAAACTACCCAGAGATATTGAGAAAAAGATAATTCTATTGATGCAAAACCTTCATTTGACAACTGGTTCCATAGACATGATTAAAAATAAAGTTGGGAATTATATTTTTTTAGAAATCAACCCAGCAGGGCAGTTTGGAATGGTTTCTGAGCCATGTAACTATTATTTGGAAAAGGAAATAGCTAAACATTTAATTTCTCAGGATAATGGATAA
- a CDS encoding toxin-antitoxin system YwqK family antitoxin, whose amino-acid sequence MNFIRLVIILFFLSIAPTSQSSNFYQNDTLFNQKDKNNLKQGFWKKVFPNGKIAYQGFFKDDKPRGTFKRYHEVGTIKAILLYNNDGTSSKAKLFYTNGSLAAEGLFFNNQKDSIWKYYSPAHRLVFEESFKKGLKDGLFKSYYEDGTAYETISWKNGKIHGDLIQYYKDGSYKTYVKFISGIQQGAVKVYYFDGKIRVEGSYKNGLKNGIWKIYDPNGKLTGEIKYINGSAENNDKLIEKESELLQQVISKAGTIPEPTIEDFLRQSGGY is encoded by the coding sequence ATGAACTTCATCAGACTAGTTATCATTCTTTTCTTTCTTTCAATTGCTCCTACTTCTCAATCCAGCAATTTTTATCAGAATGATACATTATTTAATCAGAAAGATAAAAACAACCTTAAGCAAGGATTCTGGAAAAAAGTTTTTCCAAATGGAAAAATTGCCTATCAAGGTTTCTTTAAGGATGACAAACCACGTGGTACTTTTAAGCGCTACCATGAAGTTGGTACTATTAAAGCAATATTGTTATATAATAACGATGGCACATCATCAAAAGCAAAACTATTCTACACAAACGGGAGTCTTGCAGCAGAAGGGTTGTTCTTCAATAATCAGAAAGATAGTATTTGGAAATATTATAGTCCAGCTCATAGATTGGTTTTTGAGGAATCCTTTAAAAAAGGCTTAAAAGATGGTCTTTTTAAGAGTTACTACGAAGATGGAACTGCGTATGAAACCATTAGTTGGAAAAACGGAAAAATACATGGTGATTTAATTCAATACTATAAGGATGGTTCTTACAAAACCTATGTAAAATTTATTTCAGGAATTCAGCAAGGTGCTGTAAAAGTATATTACTTCGATGGGAAAATTAGGGTTGAAGGAAGTTATAAAAATGGCTTAAAAAATGGTATATGGAAAATCTATGATCCAAATGGGAAATTAACAGGAGAAATTAAGTATATCAATGGAAGTGCTGAGAATAATGATAAACTAATTGAAAAGGAAAGCGAATTACTACAACAAGTTATCTCAAAAGCAGGAACAATACCAGAACCAACAATTGAAGATTTTTTAAGGCAGTCTGGAGGATATTAA
- the xseB gene encoding exodeoxyribonuclease VII small subunit, producing MSKKQLTYSEAIAEIESIISKIENQELDIDELSANVKRVAELLNFCKLKLKNTEEEVQKILKEFDDK from the coding sequence ATGTCGAAGAAACAACTTACTTATAGTGAGGCTATAGCTGAAATTGAGTCAATTATTAGTAAAATTGAGAATCAAGAACTTGATATTGACGAACTATCAGCTAATGTCAAACGTGTAGCAGAACTTCTGAACTTCTGCAAATTAAAACTAAAGAATACTGAAGAAGAGGTGCAAAAAATTCTCAAAGAATTTGACGATAAATAA
- the gwsS gene encoding grasp-with-spasm system SPASM domain peptide maturase, which translates to MDIFKLFACCIPVKGFTNYIICDLQRAEFINIPEVLYEILTVYKNKGISEIKRNYDKENHRFIDEYFEFLENNECGFWCDISEIKNFPDLNLKFECPELINNAIVDIDKNSKHDYGKIFNELDELKCKFIEIRSFDILRICDLCEILHHTNNKIFRNIDIIIKYYKNIENDINENKLFSEFTNIGVVSIHSSPKNEKSFNDKIVYSKKVIKTCNDCGEIDIDKFTLNIDTFTEAQHFNTCLNKKVSIDSNGNIKNCPAFNYSYGNVNNGDSIGKIIKTQEFSKYWSITKDHIHICKDCEYRYICSDCRAFVDDIFDKPRKCNYNPYAGKWE; encoded by the coding sequence ATGGATATTTTTAAATTATTTGCTTGCTGCATACCTGTTAAAGGTTTTACCAATTATATAATTTGTGATCTACAAAGAGCAGAGTTCATTAATATTCCGGAAGTTTTATATGAAATACTAACTGTTTATAAAAACAAAGGAATTTCAGAGATTAAGCGCAATTACGACAAAGAAAACCATCGGTTTATAGATGAGTACTTTGAATTTTTAGAAAATAACGAATGCGGATTTTGGTGCGATATATCTGAAATTAAAAATTTCCCTGATTTAAACCTAAAATTTGAATGTCCTGAATTGATAAATAATGCAATAGTAGATATTGATAAGAACTCAAAGCACGACTATGGCAAGATATTCAATGAATTAGATGAATTAAAATGTAAGTTTATTGAGATACGATCATTTGATATTTTACGTATTTGTGATTTATGTGAAATTCTTCATCATACTAACAATAAGATATTTAGAAATATTGATATCATTATAAAGTATTATAAGAATATTGAGAATGATATAAACGAAAACAAATTATTTTCTGAATTTACAAATATTGGTGTAGTTTCAATTCATTCAAGTCCCAAGAATGAAAAATCATTTAATGATAAAATTGTTTATTCAAAAAAAGTAATCAAAACATGTAACGATTGTGGAGAAATAGATATTGATAAGTTTACTCTAAATATTGATACATTTACTGAAGCACAGCACTTTAATACATGCTTAAATAAAAAGGTATCTATCGATTCCAATGGAAACATAAAGAACTGTCCAGCATTCAATTATAGTTATGGAAATGTAAATAACGGTGATAGTATTGGGAAAATAATAAAAACACAAGAATTTTCTAAGTATTGGTCAATCACAAAAGATCACATACATATATGTAAGGATTGTGAGTATAGATACATATGTAGTGATTGCAGAGCATTTGTGGATGATATATTTGATAAACCTAGAAAATGTAATTATAATCCTTACGCTGGCAAGTGGGAATAA
- a CDS encoding tetratricopeptide repeat-containing sensor histidine kinase, which translates to MIKIKLYILFILGSGLINISVAQQAISRNKIDSLLKLTKSASEESKVVIYKQISSFYQGKNNDTVFYYANLSLESANIDKSDNSFYEAFKSLGNAYADKFDYAHALEYFLKSKEYCKKANNKSNIIDIQILVGKAYRNIKRFSDAIDSYKEAYEVAKEIGDFNNEGTLLFKIANVYYDINDLNKALEYAIKSANIFIANNIELDKAKAYNFIGYVHMVLKNNDLAEEYYEKAYNLYLKGNDLVGLSVALNNLGVMYSTNKNNQKAIEFYSKSLVYAKQQNDDDAISTAMNNIGMIYVEMGEIEKGLKYYFESQEYSVKLFDKTGYINTFNNIAAAYLQAGNLQKANEYVNKALPFAGKLTDLAYIQECYQILSQIYSMKGMFNKAFEYKSLQLAYNDSLYTRQQTSSILEMQTRFETVAKEKEIQLLKKDREIGVLEVERHKSFQKYLVIFSILLLISVIIFSLRIKRKNNLLLSVKNRELEQINKKLIESEQNLIELNATKDKFFSIIAHDLKNPFNALLGFSQLLERNYDTYTKTEIKEYINVIYESSQSLFKLLDNLLQWSRTQTGSITYNPEIFNLLPVIKQEITYLQFYADKKKIAIKVTVDSTISAFADKNIISTVIRNLINNAIKFTNSNGKVEIRAVETINEIEVSIADTGVGIDVDDLEKLFQLNSSISNKGTANEEGTGLGLLLCKEFIERNGGRIWANSNKGKGSTFYFTLPKETAIN; encoded by the coding sequence TTGATTAAAATTAAATTATATATCCTTTTCATTCTCGGTTCAGGTTTGATAAATATATCTGTGGCTCAACAGGCTATTTCGAGAAACAAGATTGATAGCCTTCTAAAACTTACCAAGAGCGCTTCAGAAGAGAGTAAAGTAGTCATCTACAAACAAATATCAAGTTTTTACCAAGGAAAGAACAACGACACTGTTTTCTATTATGCCAACTTATCTCTTGAATCAGCAAATATTGATAAGAGTGATAATAGTTTTTACGAAGCCTTCAAAAGTTTAGGCAACGCTTATGCCGATAAGTTTGACTATGCCCATGCACTTGAATACTTTTTAAAATCGAAAGAGTATTGTAAAAAAGCCAATAACAAATCTAATATAATTGACATCCAAATTTTAGTTGGTAAAGCATACAGAAATATTAAAAGATTTAGTGATGCAATAGATTCTTATAAAGAGGCTTATGAAGTTGCAAAAGAAATTGGAGATTTTAATAATGAAGGCACTCTTCTTTTCAAAATTGCGAATGTATACTATGATATAAATGATTTAAATAAAGCCTTAGAATATGCAATAAAATCCGCAAACATATTTATTGCCAATAATATAGAACTGGATAAAGCAAAGGCTTACAACTTTATAGGTTATGTGCATATGGTTTTAAAGAATAATGATCTTGCTGAAGAATACTATGAAAAAGCTTATAACTTATATTTGAAGGGAAATGATTTAGTGGGGCTATCTGTGGCTCTTAATAATCTAGGAGTCATGTATAGTACCAATAAAAATAATCAAAAAGCTATCGAATTTTATTCCAAATCGCTTGTTTACGCAAAACAGCAAAACGATGATGATGCTATATCCACCGCAATGAACAATATCGGAATGATTTACGTTGAAATGGGAGAAATAGAAAAAGGACTTAAATACTATTTCGAATCGCAAGAATACAGCGTTAAACTCTTTGACAAAACTGGTTATATAAATACTTTCAACAATATTGCTGCTGCCTACCTACAAGCAGGCAACTTACAAAAGGCTAATGAGTATGTGAACAAAGCCCTTCCTTTTGCAGGGAAACTTACTGACCTAGCATATATTCAGGAATGCTACCAAATACTTTCCCAGATCTATTCTATGAAAGGAATGTTCAATAAAGCGTTTGAATATAAAAGTTTACAACTAGCCTATAATGATAGCCTTTACACACGTCAGCAAACAAGTAGTATTCTTGAAATGCAAACCCGATTTGAAACAGTAGCTAAAGAAAAAGAGATTCAACTACTTAAAAAAGATAGAGAGATTGGCGTCCTTGAGGTTGAACGTCATAAAAGTTTTCAGAAATATTTAGTAATATTTTCTATTCTACTTCTTATATCAGTGATAATTTTCAGCCTAAGAATCAAACGAAAAAATAACTTACTCCTTTCAGTAAAGAATAGAGAACTTGAACAAATCAACAAAAAATTAATAGAATCTGAGCAAAATCTTATAGAACTTAATGCCACAAAGGACAAGTTTTTCTCAATAATTGCTCATGATCTAAAAAATCCTTTCAACGCACTGCTTGGATTCAGCCAACTGCTCGAACGAAATTATGATACCTATACAAAGACCGAGATTAAAGAATATATCAACGTAATTTACGAATCATCTCAAAGCCTTTTCAAATTACTAGATAATTTACTTCAATGGTCAAGAACTCAAACAGGTTCAATTACTTATAATCCAGAAATTTTTAATTTATTGCCAGTTATCAAACAGGAGATTACTTACCTTCAATTCTATGCTGATAAGAAAAAAATCGCCATTAAAGTTACAGTCGATAGCACTATCTCTGCTTTCGCAGATAAAAATATTATATCAACAGTAATCAGAAACTTGATTAACAATGCCATTAAATTCACAAATTCAAACGGTAAGGTCGAAATTAGGGCTGTTGAAACTATAAATGAAATCGAAGTATCAATTGCTGATACTGGTGTTGGCATCGATGTAGATGATTTAGAAAAACTTTTTCAGCTAAACAGCTCAATCTCAAATAAAGGAACAGCAAACGAAGAGGGAACTGGTCTAGGATTACTACTTTGCAAAGAATTCATTGAAAGAAACGGTGGAAGAATTTGGGCCAACAGCAATAAAGGTAAAGGAAGTACATTCTACTTTACATTACCAAAAGAAACAGCAATCAATTAG
- a CDS encoding tetratricopeptide repeat protein — protein sequence MNFQKVLILSFFINICFAGKVHPQSQIRVDSLLKQANLFITEDPLKTQTISREAISISKSIKNQLLLIDSYLTYAESCINITSFNDAKKYIDSALVLSKKKNLPKQWINCLLLSSRIESEAGEASQFLRVISEAKKLAKEKNITEDEVRIELLIGDFDKSTGDFDKSIISKRRALEIATKVIKKNLIADSWNSLGSTYWYFSHFQEALECYYKSYIIREDAKDTIGLIASLKNLGLVYRELSNFDKAISQLNLALKLSDEIKNNEETSEVLNLLGSLHFRFNRYNEAILYYKQSLDIKNKSGFIISSANTLENLARVYSQKSMFDEASESLDEALKIRERLQDQLAIASTLNEMGNLYNQRGNIAEALRRYLMSLKIRQKIGKDQDIAKSLTNIGITYRKLGLTKNATIYLEQARRLISEGKNPSEAAYVLVNLGNLYIDQKQYDIALKIFQEALSMRKKTGDVASTARTIRNIAQVQMQVGQIDRAKDNLNLALSISQKINNGKAIADTYNDLGNLERQSGNFQVAIKYFENAIKIYDESANFDGKGLCLRKIGEIQIKLGTLDVAEKNIDRSIAIGKEIGNMVLIEYGYLAKHEFYKATNNYKLALDYFSKHIKIRDSIDNARKNEKNLEAQLDLELDKKKEEIKSMEGEVQYLRQEALLKELELEKKRVSQYILIAFGILILSLASLSYLGYWQKKKHNKVLEEKIITIRETNDRLYQSEEALKLNVQTKDKLFSIIAHDLKSPFNALVGLTEILNQKAGSLNPDEIKEYSLHINKSSNKVLTLIDSLLNWSRSQSGKIKLIPETINIKEVADLCLEVISLSAKEKNITIKSRLNNTDVAFADKETITTVIRNLLSNAVKFTTKNGEVTIWANSKNEVIEIYVTDTGVGISRENQTRLFQVDKNISTKGTNQESGTGLGLIICKEFIEKNKGSIRVESELNVGTSFIITLPNHPIKN from the coding sequence ATGAATTTTCAGAAAGTTCTTATATTATCTTTTTTCATTAATATTTGTTTTGCAGGAAAGGTTCATCCGCAAAGCCAAATAAGAGTTGACAGCCTTCTTAAACAGGCAAACTTATTTATTACTGAAGATCCTCTAAAAACACAAACAATTTCTAGAGAGGCAATTTCAATCTCAAAGTCTATTAAAAATCAATTATTACTAATTGACTCATACCTTACATACGCTGAATCGTGCATAAATATTACCTCATTTAATGATGCGAAAAAATATATTGACTCCGCACTTGTACTATCAAAAAAGAAAAACCTCCCAAAACAATGGATTAACTGCTTACTATTATCAAGCAGGATAGAAAGTGAAGCAGGTGAAGCAAGTCAATTCCTTAGGGTAATTTCTGAAGCTAAAAAACTAGCGAAAGAGAAAAATATAACTGAGGATGAGGTAAGAATTGAGCTGTTAATTGGCGATTTTGATAAATCAACTGGTGATTTTGATAAATCAATTATCAGCAAAAGAAGAGCATTGGAAATTGCTACAAAAGTTATAAAGAAAAATCTTATTGCCGATTCTTGGAATAGCCTAGGTAGTACTTATTGGTATTTTAGTCATTTTCAAGAAGCACTTGAATGTTACTATAAATCATATATAATTAGAGAGGATGCTAAAGATACCATCGGGTTAATTGCATCGCTAAAAAACTTGGGTTTAGTTTATCGAGAGCTAAGTAATTTTGATAAAGCCATTAGCCAGTTGAACTTAGCATTAAAACTATCGGATGAGATTAAGAACAACGAAGAAACTTCAGAAGTTCTAAATCTTTTAGGTAGTCTCCATTTTCGCTTTAACCGATACAATGAGGCCATCCTATATTACAAACAAAGTTTAGACATTAAAAACAAAAGTGGTTTTATCATTTCCTCTGCAAATACGCTTGAGAACTTAGCAAGAGTCTATTCGCAAAAATCAATGTTTGATGAAGCTTCAGAATCGCTTGATGAGGCTCTTAAAATCAGGGAAAGACTTCAGGATCAACTCGCAATCGCCTCAACGCTCAATGAGATGGGGAATCTCTATAATCAAAGAGGAAATATTGCCGAAGCGCTTAGAAGATACTTGATGTCACTTAAAATTAGGCAAAAAATCGGGAAAGATCAGGATATTGCTAAATCATTAACAAACATTGGGATAACCTACAGAAAGTTAGGCCTAACAAAAAATGCAACCATTTATTTAGAGCAAGCAAGAAGATTAATTTCCGAAGGGAAAAACCCATCAGAAGCTGCATATGTTCTAGTCAACCTAGGAAATCTATATATCGACCAAAAACAATATGATATTGCTTTAAAGATTTTTCAAGAAGCCCTCTCAATGAGAAAAAAGACAGGTGATGTTGCAAGTACTGCCAGAACAATTAGGAATATAGCGCAGGTTCAAATGCAAGTTGGGCAAATAGATCGAGCCAAGGACAACCTTAATCTCGCACTTAGTATCTCCCAAAAAATCAATAATGGTAAGGCCATTGCAGACACCTATAATGACCTAGGAAATCTTGAACGTCAATCTGGTAATTTTCAAGTAGCAATTAAATACTTCGAGAATGCAATTAAGATTTATGATGAGTCTGCCAATTTTGATGGTAAAGGGCTATGTCTAAGAAAAATTGGTGAAATTCAAATTAAGTTGGGAACACTTGATGTTGCTGAAAAAAATATTGATAGATCAATTGCCATTGGTAAAGAAATTGGCAATATGGTTTTGATCGAATATGGTTACTTGGCTAAGCATGAATTCTATAAAGCAACTAACAACTATAAATTAGCACTAGATTACTTTTCAAAACATATCAAAATTCGTGATAGTATAGACAACGCCCGAAAGAATGAGAAGAATCTTGAAGCCCAGCTCGATCTGGAACTCGACAAAAAGAAAGAAGAGATAAAATCGATGGAGGGAGAAGTTCAATACCTTAGGCAAGAGGCGCTTTTAAAAGAACTTGAACTTGAGAAGAAAAGGGTGTCGCAATATATTCTTATAGCATTTGGTATTCTAATATTAAGCCTCGCAAGTTTATCCTACCTTGGGTATTGGCAAAAGAAAAAACACAATAAAGTACTTGAAGAAAAGATTATTACAATTCGCGAAACCAACGACAGACTATATCAATCAGAGGAAGCCTTAAAACTAAATGTTCAAACAAAAGATAAACTATTTTCAATTATCGCCCACGATTTGAAAAGTCCCTTTAATGCCCTTGTTGGTTTAACCGAAATACTAAATCAAAAAGCAGGTAGTTTAAATCCAGATGAAATAAAGGAATACAGCCTACATATCAATAAATCCTCGAACAAAGTTCTAACGCTTATCGATAGTCTACTTAACTGGTCAAGGAGTCAATCTGGTAAAATAAAATTAATCCCTGAAACCATTAACATAAAGGAAGTTGCCGATTTGTGCCTTGAGGTAATTTCATTATCTGCAAAGGAAAAAAACATCACTATAAAATCGCGATTAAACAATACGGATGTAGCTTTTGCCGATAAGGAAACAATTACAACAGTAATAAGAAATCTCCTATCGAATGCAGTAAAATTTACCACAAAAAACGGGGAGGTAACAATCTGGGCTAATAGTAAAAATGAGGTGATTGAAATTTACGTTACCGACACAGGTGTTGGCATAAGTCGCGAGAATCAAACAAGACTATTTCAGGTAGATAAAAATATTTCAACAAAAGGAACTAATCAAGAATCTGGAACTGGGTTAGGATTAATTATTTGCAAAGAATTTATTGAAAAAAATAAAGGAAGTATAAGGGTTGAAAGTGAGTTGAACGTTGGAACATCTTTCATTATTACTTTACCAAATCATCCAATCAAAAACTAA